A stretch of the Flavobacterium aquiphilum genome encodes the following:
- the argH gene encoding argininosuccinate lyase, with product MKLWEKGIPTDKQIEHFTVGNDRELDLVLAKYDALGSIAHAKMLEQIGLLTTDETESLVLALNEIIKDIANGNFEIEDSFEDVHSKIEYLLTVKLGDAGKKIHTARSRNDQVLVDVNLYLKDVVKELKEQVKTLFDLMMESAEKHQNVLLPGYTHLQIAMPSSFGMWFSAYAETLIDDITMLNAALKVVDQNPLGSAAGYGSSFPINRTFTTKELGFETLKYNSVAAQMSRGKSEKTVAFAMSSVAATLAKFSMDVCLYMSQNFDFIGLPSHLTTGSSIMPHKKNPDVFELIRGKCNKIQSLPYEITLITNNLPSGYHRDFQLLKEGLFPAIQNLKACLDIAIFSIKDIKVKDNILADKKYDYLFTVDTLNEMVVAGMPFRDAYKAVAEQLEAGNYQSPKETKHTHEGSINNLCLNEIKEKMKKAF from the coding sequence ATGAAACTTTGGGAAAAAGGAATACCAACCGACAAACAAATTGAACATTTTACGGTAGGAAATGACAGGGAACTCGATTTGGTTTTGGCCAAATATGACGCTTTGGGATCAATTGCCCATGCCAAAATGCTAGAGCAAATCGGGCTTTTAACCACTGATGAAACCGAGTCCTTAGTTTTGGCTTTGAACGAAATCATAAAAGACATTGCGAACGGGAATTTCGAAATCGAAGACAGTTTTGAAGATGTTCACTCCAAAATTGAATATTTACTAACCGTAAAACTTGGCGATGCCGGAAAAAAAATCCACACCGCACGTTCACGCAACGATCAGGTTTTAGTCGATGTAAACCTTTATCTAAAAGATGTCGTAAAAGAATTAAAAGAACAGGTAAAAACACTTTTTGACCTGATGATGGAATCGGCAGAGAAACACCAAAATGTTTTATTGCCGGGTTACACTCACCTTCAAATTGCGATGCCATCCTCCTTCGGAATGTGGTTTTCAGCTTACGCCGAAACCTTGATTGACGACATCACGATGCTTAATGCTGCTTTGAAAGTTGTTGACCAAAATCCATTGGGTTCTGCTGCGGGCTACGGAAGTTCCTTCCCTATCAACAGAACTTTCACAACCAAGGAATTGGGTTTTGAAACGTTGAAATACAATTCGGTTGCCGCCCAAATGAGCCGCGGTAAATCGGAGAAAACGGTCGCTTTCGCCATGAGCAGTGTTGCTGCAACATTGGCAAAATTCTCAATGGATGTGTGCCTGTACATGAGCCAAAATTTTGATTTCATCGGTTTGCCTTCGCACCTTACCACAGGTTCTAGCATCATGCCGCACAAAAAAAACCCTGACGTTTTTGAATTGATCCGTGGGAAATGCAACAAAATTCAATCATTGCCTTATGAAATCACTTTGATTACCAATAATCTTCCTAGCGGTTACCACAGGGATTTTCAACTGTTGAAAGAAGGATTGTTTCCTGCAATCCAAAACCTGAAGGCCTGTTTGGATATTGCCATTTTCTCTATCAAAGACATTAAGGTAAAAGATAATATTCTTGCTGATAAAAAATACGACTATTTATTCACTGTAGATACTTTAAACGAAATGGTTGTTGCCGGAATGCCATTTAGAGATGCTTATAAAGCCGTTGCCGAACAATTGGAAGCGGGAAATTACCAATCCCCTAAAGAAACCAAACACACACACGAAGGTAGTATCAACAATCTTTGCTTGAATGAAATTAAGGAAAAGATGAAAAAAGCTTTTTAA
- a CDS encoding DUF2157 domain-containing protein, which yields MAKFEEQATQALLAKNHITAEQFESIKGYRQLKLFSVHNELKLLLYISMLMFTSGIGILIYQNIDTIGHSAILGLLLLVTLISYYFCFKTHPGFKKEEVLFPNPLYDYLALTAVILTCTFVGYLQFQYKPFGTHYGLATLVPTVISFFCAYYFDNKSVLSIAITGMAAYLGISADPKHIFNNEMIDNTRLSYVGLAFGLTLLLWVLYVTKINLKKHFNLVYLTFSQHLIGIACIVNLCEDYWFPFGLVLGIAVYYFYNLSFQIRSISLFIFTVLYGFIGMNIFFVRLLDSIRFDDFFEIFIFTTPFYFIGSIIGFIKLIKHFNKKTNDDSIR from the coding sequence ATGGCTAAATTTGAAGAGCAAGCAACCCAAGCGCTGCTTGCCAAAAATCACATTACCGCGGAGCAATTCGAAAGCATTAAAGGATATCGTCAGTTGAAACTTTTTTCTGTACATAACGAATTAAAGCTCCTGCTTTACATTTCTATGTTAATGTTTACATCCGGCATCGGTATTTTAATTTACCAAAACATAGACACCATAGGTCATTCCGCAATTTTAGGCCTGTTGCTTTTGGTAACGCTAATCAGTTACTATTTCTGCTTTAAAACTCATCCCGGCTTCAAAAAAGAAGAAGTACTGTTTCCTAATCCGCTTTATGATTATTTGGCTCTTACAGCCGTTATTTTGACCTGTACGTTTGTAGGTTATTTGCAATTTCAATACAAACCTTTTGGAACACACTATGGATTGGCAACTTTGGTCCCAACAGTTATCAGCTTTTTTTGCGCCTACTATTTTGATAACAAAAGTGTCCTTTCCATCGCAATCACCGGAATGGCCGCTTATCTGGGAATTTCGGCAGACCCAAAACACATCTTTAACAATGAAATGATTGACAATACACGTTTAAGTTATGTTGGGCTCGCCTTTGGGTTGACGCTGCTACTTTGGGTTTTGTATGTGACCAAAATCAATTTGAAAAAGCACTTCAATTTGGTCTATCTCACTTTTTCGCAGCACTTAATAGGTATTGCCTGTATCGTCAATCTATGTGAAGATTATTGGTTTCCCTTTGGTTTGGTTTTGGGAATAGCGGTTTATTATTTTTATAATCTAAGTTTTCAGATCAGGTCAATTTCACTTTTTATTTTCACGGTTTTGTATGGTTTTATTGGAATGAATATCTTTTTCGTAAGGCTTTTGGATTCCATTCGCTTTGATGACTTTTTTGAAATATTCATTTTTACGACACCGTTTTATTTCATTGGCTCCATAATTGGATTTATAAAACTGATAAAGCATTTTAACAAAAAAACTAACGATGATAGCATACGATAA
- a CDS encoding tetratricopeptide repeat protein: protein MKRKFVMLSIVLLINAGVFAQKDQIKGAQSLYDSGKSQDALGILKKIEYLIYNSTDDEKSDFYFLKGNVLKDLASKKVDVDANLSAALEAYQELIKAENEVGKFKYTLQANVALRDLKSKLINGAIDDFKAGKFKESAEKSSKAYVFDKKDTVNLFNAASSSLMAKDYDAAIKYYEELKKINYSGKGITYYAVNKKTKAEESFASPSVREASITAGLHEKPRDEFMPSKKLEINKNLAYLYLEKNDLVKAEICYNKVLEMDPNYIDGYINLSYIKMQSKKALMDQMAALGTTPKEMELYDKLKVKKDDLIKSAIPYLKKALVIDPKNQEVMKSLLGVYRSLDMTNEYNTLKASM from the coding sequence ATGAAAAGAAAATTTGTAATGCTATCAATAGTGTTATTGATAAATGCTGGTGTGTTTGCACAAAAGGACCAGATAAAAGGCGCCCAATCACTTTATGATAGCGGAAAATCTCAAGATGCTTTGGGTATTTTGAAAAAAATTGAATATCTGATTTATAATTCAACTGACGACGAGAAGTCTGACTTCTACTTTTTGAAAGGTAATGTTTTGAAAGATTTGGCATCAAAAAAAGTTGATGTTGATGCTAACCTTTCTGCAGCATTAGAGGCTTATCAGGAATTGATTAAGGCCGAAAACGAGGTTGGAAAATTTAAATACACTTTGCAGGCTAATGTAGCATTGAGAGATTTGAAATCAAAGTTAATCAATGGAGCAATCGACGATTTTAAAGCTGGTAAATTTAAGGAAAGTGCTGAAAAAAGTAGTAAAGCTTATGTATTCGATAAAAAGGATACTGTTAATCTGTTTAATGCAGCTTCTTCATCGTTGATGGCAAAAGATTATGATGCAGCTATTAAATATTATGAAGAGTTAAAGAAAATTAATTATTCAGGTAAAGGCATTACTTATTATGCTGTAAATAAAAAGACAAAAGCAGAGGAAAGCTTTGCATCTCCAAGTGTTAGGGAAGCAAGTATTACTGCTGGACTTCATGAAAAGCCAAGAGATGAGTTTATGCCTTCTAAAAAGTTAGAAATTAATAAAAACCTGGCTTATCTTTATCTTGAGAAAAATGATTTAGTAAAAGCTGAAATTTGTTATAATAAAGTTTTGGAAATGGATCCAAATTACATTGATGGCTATATTAATTTATCATACATCAAAATGCAATCGAAAAAAGCTTTGATGGATCAAATGGCCGCTTTGGGTACTACTCCAAAAGAAATGGAGCTTTACGATAAGCTGAAAGTAAAAAAAGATGATTTGATAAAAAGTGCTATACCTTATCTTAAAAAAGCATTAGTTATTGATCCAAAAAACCAAGAGGTTATGAAATCGCTTTTGGGAGTTTATAGATCTTTGGATATGACGAATGAATATAACACTTTGAAAGCAAGTATGTAA
- a CDS encoding tetratricopeptide repeat protein: protein MKSRYVVMASALFLSVAGFAQKNEIKAAEKALKSGSAAEAITILTGAESLSASAPDAERAQFLFVKGNAYLDLANKNVEADKNLSLAAQAYQQLLEVEKTSGKQKYSVQAATSITDIKNKLINAAIEDTKKEKNAEGAKKLYEAYMLEKKDTINLYYAASTYVNAKDYDTALKLYEELKKLNYSGKATYYYAINKVSGQNDFFNNVADRDRLVKMGTHEKPTMEKVPSKRGEIYKNIALIYVQQGKSDEAKKAVSDARKANPDDTSLILSEANLYLESKDMETYKKLIAEALEKNPNDVDLIFNLGVVSANAKNYAEAEKFYKRVMELDPKYINAYINFAAMKLEDEKVIIDEMNKLGTSTSDMKKYDVLKKKREDLFKSIIPYLQKAVELDPKNTDVTKTLLNVYSALEMTAEYKALKAKM from the coding sequence ATGAAAAGTAGATATGTAGTAATGGCGTCAGCCTTATTTTTATCAGTAGCAGGTTTTGCTCAAAAAAATGAAATAAAGGCAGCTGAGAAAGCACTAAAATCGGGAAGTGCAGCTGAAGCTATAACAATTTTAACAGGAGCAGAGTCTTTGTCTGCAAGTGCTCCAGATGCTGAGAGAGCACAATTTTTATTCGTAAAAGGGAATGCTTATTTGGATTTGGCAAATAAAAATGTAGAAGCTGATAAGAATTTAAGTCTTGCTGCTCAAGCTTATCAACAATTATTAGAGGTTGAAAAAACTTCTGGAAAACAAAAATATTCAGTTCAGGCGGCAACTTCTATCACTGACATAAAAAATAAATTGATCAATGCTGCAATTGAGGATACAAAAAAAGAGAAAAATGCTGAAGGAGCTAAAAAGTTGTATGAGGCATATATGTTAGAGAAAAAAGATACTATCAATCTTTATTATGCAGCATCAACTTATGTAAATGCTAAAGATTATGATACAGCCCTTAAGCTTTACGAAGAATTAAAAAAACTGAACTATTCAGGAAAAGCTACTTATTACTATGCTATTAATAAAGTAAGTGGTCAAAATGATTTTTTCAATAATGTAGCAGACAGAGATCGTTTGGTTAAAATGGGTACTCATGAAAAACCAACAATGGAAAAAGTGCCATCTAAAAGAGGAGAGATTTACAAAAATATTGCTTTGATTTATGTTCAACAAGGAAAATCGGATGAGGCAAAAAAAGCCGTTTCTGATGCAAGAAAAGCAAATCCAGATGATACTTCGTTAATATTGTCAGAAGCAAATTTATATCTTGAATCAAAAGATATGGAAACTTACAAAAAGTTGATTGCTGAAGCATTAGAAAAAAATCCAAACGATGTTGATTTGATTTTTAACTTAGGTGTGGTTAGTGCAAATGCTAAAAACTATGCTGAAGCTGAGAAGTTCTATAAAAGAGTTATGGAGTTAGATCCAAAATATATTAATGCTTATATTAATTTCGCTGCAATGAAGTTGGAAGATGAAAAAGTTATCATTGATGAAATGAATAAGCTTGGTACTTCTACTTCAGATATGAAAAAGTATGATGTTTTGAAAAAGAAACGTGAAGATCTATTTAAAAGTATAATTCCTTATTTGCAAAAAGCTGTTGAATTAGATCCTAAAAATACTGACGTGACAAAAACATTATTAAATGTTTATAGTGCACTTGAAATGACTGCTGAATATAAAGCTTTGAAAGCGAAAATGTAG
- the gyrA gene encoding DNA gyrase subunit A → MSEGEKLIPINIEDEMKSAYIDYSMSVIVSRALPDVRDGLKPVHRRVLYGMNELGVFSNKAHKKSARIVGEVLGKYHPHGDTSVYDAMVRMAQEWSMRYLLIDGQGNFGSVDGDSPAAMRYTEARMQKISEEIMSDIEKETVDFQLNFDDTLYEPKVMPTRVPTLLVNGATGIAVGMATNMPPHNLTEVINGTLAYIENNDIEVDELMHHIKAPDFPTGGVIYGYEGVREAFKTGRGRIVMRAKVGFEEVDGRESIIVTEIPYQVNKADMIKRTADLVNEKKIEGIANIRDESDRNGMRIVYILKRDATPNVVLNTLYKYTQLQSSFSVNNIALVNGRPQMLNLKDLIHYFVEHRHDVVVRRTKFELRKAEERAHILEGLIIASDNIDEVIALIRGSKNTDEAREKLIARFNLSEIQARAIVEMRLRQLTGLEQDKLRAEFEELMKLIEHLKALLADVNLRTALIKEELEEIREKYGDARRSQIEYSGGDVSIEDLIADENVVITISHAGYIKRTNLSEYKTQNRGGVGQKSAGTRDQDFLEHMYVATNHQYMMFFTQKGKCFWMRVYEIPEGSKTAKGRAIQNLINIESDDKVKAFICTQDLKDKEYIETHNLVMVTKQGQVKKTSLEKYSKPRVNGVAAITIKEGDELLEAQLTNGESQIILAVKSGKLVRFEETKTRPMGRTASGVRGITLKDDTDEVIGMVTVDKNDINDSQILVVTENGYGKRTKLVDDDGVDVYRITNRGGKGVKTLNITEKTGKLISINAVTDSDDLMIINKSGLTIRMAIEDLRVMGRATQGVRLINLKGKDSIAAVTKVMKDEAEEVVVDEDGNVIESAGIERVKPVMEVLEDEVGTEDDDEDEDEEPDDDDSDENSDEDSDDEK, encoded by the coding sequence ATGTCTGAAGGAGAAAAGTTGATTCCTATTAACATTGAAGATGAAATGAAATCTGCTTACATCGACTATTCGATGTCTGTAATTGTTTCGAGAGCGCTTCCTGATGTGAGAGATGGTTTGAAACCTGTGCATCGAAGAGTCCTTTATGGGATGAATGAATTAGGAGTTTTTTCAAATAAAGCCCATAAAAAATCGGCGAGAATTGTTGGGGAAGTATTAGGAAAGTATCACCCGCACGGTGATACCTCTGTTTATGACGCGATGGTTCGTATGGCCCAAGAGTGGAGTATGCGTTATTTGTTGATTGACGGACAGGGTAACTTTGGTTCTGTTGATGGTGATAGCCCAGCGGCAATGCGTTATACTGAGGCAAGAATGCAAAAGATTTCGGAAGAAATCATGTCAGACATAGAAAAAGAAACAGTTGATTTTCAATTGAACTTTGACGATACTTTGTATGAGCCAAAAGTAATGCCTACAAGAGTTCCTACTTTGTTAGTTAACGGAGCAACAGGAATTGCGGTTGGTATGGCGACTAATATGCCTCCACATAATTTGACTGAAGTTATCAATGGGACATTGGCTTATATTGAAAATAATGACATTGAAGTTGATGAATTAATGCATCATATAAAAGCACCGGATTTTCCAACTGGGGGTGTAATATATGGTTATGAAGGGGTTCGTGAAGCTTTTAAAACGGGTAGAGGGCGAATTGTAATGCGTGCCAAAGTTGGTTTTGAAGAAGTGGATGGAAGAGAATCTATCATTGTTACTGAAATACCATATCAAGTGAATAAAGCGGATATGATTAAACGTACCGCTGATTTGGTTAACGAAAAGAAAATAGAGGGTATTGCTAACATTCGTGACGAATCGGATCGTAATGGTATGCGTATCGTTTATATTTTGAAAAGGGATGCAACGCCAAATGTAGTTTTGAATACTTTGTATAAATATACTCAGTTGCAATCTTCTTTCAGTGTGAATAATATTGCATTGGTGAATGGGCGTCCGCAAATGTTGAATCTGAAAGATTTGATTCATTATTTTGTTGAACACCGTCACGATGTTGTAGTTCGTAGAACGAAATTTGAATTGCGTAAGGCAGAAGAAAGAGCGCATATTTTAGAAGGTTTGATTATAGCTTCGGATAATATAGATGAAGTAATTGCATTAATCAGAGGATCCAAAAATACAGATGAGGCTAGAGAAAAATTAATTGCAAGATTTAATTTATCAGAAATTCAAGCGCGTGCTATTGTCGAAATGCGTTTGCGTCAGTTAACTGGTCTTGAACAAGATAAATTAAGAGCTGAGTTCGAGGAATTGATGAAATTAATCGAGCACTTGAAAGCATTATTGGCAGATGTTAATTTGAGAACTGCATTGATAAAAGAGGAATTAGAAGAAATTCGTGAAAAGTATGGTGATGCCCGTCGTTCCCAGATTGAATATTCCGGAGGAGATGTTAGTATCGAAGATTTGATTGCTGATGAGAATGTGGTTATCACAATTTCTCATGCTGGTTATATCAAACGTACAAACCTATCAGAATACAAAACACAAAATAGAGGAGGAGTTGGTCAAAAAAGTGCAGGTACAAGAGATCAGGATTTCTTGGAGCACATGTATGTGGCGACTAATCATCAATATATGATGTTCTTTACCCAAAAAGGAAAATGTTTCTGGATGCGTGTTTATGAAATTCCGGAAGGAAGTAAAACAGCGAAAGGTAGAGCAATTCAAAACTTGATTAATATTGAAAGTGACGATAAAGTAAAAGCATTTATCTGTACACAGGATTTGAAAGATAAAGAATATATCGAAACCCATAATCTTGTGATGGTGACCAAACAAGGTCAGGTTAAGAAAACTTCTTTGGAGAAATATTCTAAACCTAGAGTTAATGGAGTTGCTGCAATTACAATCAAAGAAGGTGATGAGTTGTTGGAAGCTCAATTGACTAACGGTGAGAGTCAAATTATTTTGGCTGTTAAATCAGGTAAATTAGTTCGTTTTGAAGAAACCAAGACACGTCCGATGGGAAGAACGGCTTCGGGTGTTCGTGGAATCACTTTAAAAGATGATACTGATGAAGTTATCGGAATGGTAACTGTTGATAAAAATGATATTAACGATTCTCAAATTTTGGTTGTAACTGAAAATGGATACGGTAAACGTACCAAATTAGTTGATGACGACGGTGTAGATGTTTACAGAATTACAAATCGTGGAGGAAAAGGAGTTAAGACTCTTAATATCACTGAGAAAACTGGTAAGCTGATTTCGATAAACGCAGTGACAGATTCAGATGATTTGATGATTATCAATAAATCTGGATTAACTATCAGGATGGCTATCGAGGATTTACGTGTAATGGGGCGTGCCACACAAGGTGTCAGATTGATTAATTTGAAAGGAAAAGATTCTATCGCGGCCGTTACAAAGGTAATGAAAGATGAGGCTGAAGAAGTTGTGGTTGATGAAGATGGAAATGTTATCGAATCTGCCGGAATTGAGAGGGTGAAGCCTGTCATGGAAGTCCTTGAGGATGAAGTAGGAACTGAAGATGATGATGAGGATGAAGATGAAGAGCCAGATGATGACGATTCGGATGAAAATAGCGATGAGGATTCAGATGATGAGAAATAG
- a CDS encoding ATP-dependent Clp protease ATP-binding subunit, with amino-acid sequence MDDNFSPRVKDVITYSKEEALRLGHDFIGTEHLMLGILRDGNGKAIHILNNLSIDLDHLRRKVEILSPASPSVDVSVEKKNLHLTRQAERALKTTFLEAKVFQSSSISTAHLLLCILRNENDPTTKLLNKMKIDYDIAKEQYINMTPNEEDFMENLPKNESYNDDSGQDDSLKESNFNNPANKSNKKSKTPVLDNFGRDLTEMAEEGKLDPVVGREKEIERVSQILSRRKKNNPLLIGEPGVGKSAIAEGLALRIIQKKVSRILFNKRVVTLDLASLVAGTKYRGQFEERMKAVMNELEKNDDIILFIDEIHTIVGAGGATGSLDASNMFKPALSRGEIQCIGATTLDEYRQYIEKDGALERRFQKVIVEPTSVEETIAILNNIKNKYEDHHNVIYTPEAIEACVKLTNRYMSERFLPDKAIDALDEAGSRVHITNIDVPKQILDLERQLEEVRELKNLVVKKQKYEEAAKLRDDEKKIEKDLAIAQEQWEEDSKTNRILVTEENVADVVSMMTGIPVNRIAQTESNKLAKLPELIQNKVIGQNEAVLKIARSIQRNRAGLKDPNKPIGSFIFLGQTGVGKTQLAKVLAKELFDSEDALVRIDMSEYMEKFAISRLVGAPPGYVGYEEGGQLTEKVRRKPYCVVLLDEIEKAHPDVFNMMLQVLDDGFLTDSLGRRIDFKNTIIIMTSNVGARQLKDFGQGVGFGTAAKIAQADDNSKSIIENALKKTFAPEFLNRIDDVIVFNTLEKDDINLIIEIELKKLYERISELGYQLKLSDKAKAFIADKGFDKQFGARPLKRAIQKYVEDALAEEIITSKIASGDEIFMDIEDGAQELTVSIHKAEEPRNQTEEPTNQ; translated from the coding sequence ATGGATGATAATTTTTCACCTAGAGTAAAAGACGTTATTACTTATAGCAAGGAAGAGGCGCTGCGCCTTGGACATGACTTTATAGGTACTGAACATTTGATGCTTGGCATTCTAAGGGATGGAAATGGTAAAGCGATTCACATCCTTAACAACCTGTCTATAGATCTTGACCATCTGAGACGGAAAGTTGAAATCCTAAGCCCCGCCAGTCCTAGCGTTGATGTCAGTGTAGAAAAGAAAAATTTACATCTGACGCGCCAAGCAGAACGAGCTTTAAAGACAACTTTTTTAGAAGCCAAAGTTTTCCAAAGTTCTTCAATCAGCACTGCACACTTACTGTTGTGTATCTTGAGAAACGAAAATGATCCTACAACCAAGCTATTAAATAAGATGAAAATCGATTATGATATAGCTAAAGAACAATACATCAATATGACTCCAAACGAAGAAGATTTCATGGAAAACTTGCCAAAAAACGAATCATACAATGACGATTCAGGACAAGATGACAGTTTAAAAGAAAGCAATTTCAATAATCCTGCCAACAAATCAAATAAAAAATCTAAAACCCCTGTTTTGGACAATTTTGGTCGAGATTTGACCGAAATGGCCGAAGAAGGAAAATTAGACCCTGTAGTGGGACGTGAAAAAGAAATAGAACGTGTTTCTCAAATTTTGAGCCGTCGCAAAAAAAACAATCCTTTATTAATAGGAGAACCTGGTGTAGGTAAATCTGCTATTGCCGAAGGTCTTGCTTTGCGAATCATTCAAAAGAAAGTTTCCCGTATCTTATTCAACAAACGCGTTGTAACCCTTGATTTAGCAAGCCTTGTCGCCGGCACGAAATACAGAGGGCAATTCGAAGAAAGAATGAAAGCCGTAATGAATGAATTGGAAAAAAATGACGACATCATTCTCTTCATCGACGAGATCCACACAATTGTAGGCGCTGGCGGAGCAACTGGCTCGCTTGACGCTTCCAATATGTTTAAACCTGCATTGTCAAGAGGAGAAATTCAATGTATCGGTGCTACAACATTAGATGAGTACCGTCAATACATTGAAAAAGACGGTGCACTTGAAAGACGTTTTCAAAAAGTGATTGTTGAACCAACTTCTGTTGAAGAAACAATTGCAATTTTGAACAATATCAAAAACAAATATGAAGACCATCACAATGTAATTTACACGCCGGAAGCTATTGAAGCCTGTGTTAAATTAACGAACCGATACATGTCCGAAAGATTTTTACCGGACAAAGCCATCGATGCGTTGGACGAAGCCGGATCACGTGTTCACATTACCAATATTGATGTTCCAAAACAAATATTGGATTTGGAAAGACAATTGGAAGAAGTGCGTGAGTTGAAAAATTTGGTTGTTAAGAAACAAAAATATGAAGAAGCAGCCAAACTTCGAGATGACGAGAAAAAGATAGAAAAAGATTTGGCCATAGCTCAAGAGCAATGGGAAGAAGATTCTAAAACCAACAGAATTTTGGTTACCGAAGAAAATGTTGCGGATGTTGTATCTATGATGACCGGAATTCCGGTAAATCGTATTGCCCAAACAGAAAGCAACAAACTTGCCAAATTACCTGAGCTTATCCAAAACAAAGTAATTGGACAAAACGAAGCGGTTTTAAAAATCGCCCGTTCCATCCAAAGAAACCGTGCCGGATTGAAAGATCCGAACAAACCAATTGGTTCGTTTATTTTCTTAGGTCAAACAGGTGTTGGTAAAACACAATTAGCCAAAGTTCTAGCCAAAGAATTATTTGATTCTGAGGATGCATTGGTTCGAATCGACATGAGCGAATACATGGAGAAATTTGCAATTTCAAGATTGGTTGGAGCGCCTCCGGGATACGTTGGTTACGAAGAAGGTGGTCAATTAACTGAAAAAGTTCGCAGAAAACCATATTGTGTCGTGTTGCTTGACGAAATCGAAAAAGCACACCCCGATGTTTTCAACATGATGCTTCAAGTGCTTGATGATGGATTCCTGACTGACAGTTTAGGACGCAGAATCGATTTTAAAAACACGATTATCATTATGACTTCGAATGTTGGAGCTCGTCAGTTGAAAGATTTCGGACAAGGAGTTGGATTTGGCACTGCCGCTAAAATAGCACAAGCCGACGATAATTCTAAGAGCATTATTGAAAATGCTTTGAAAAAAACTTTTGCTCCTGAATTTTTGAACCGAATTGATGATGTGATTGTATTCAATACTTTGGAAAAAGACGATATCAATTTAATTATCGAAATCGAGTTGAAAAAACTATACGAGCGCATTAGTGAACTTGGCTATCAGTTAAAACTTTCTGATAAAGCCAAAGCATTTATCGCCGATAAAGGTTTCGATAAGCAATTTGGCGCAAGACCATTAAAAAGAGCAATTCAGAAATATGTAGAAGATGCCTTGGCTGAAGAAATCATTACTTCAAAAATTGCATCCGGTGACGAAATCTTTATGGACATAGAAGACGGTGCTCAAGAATTGACCGTAAGCATCCATAAAGCGGAAGAACCGAGAAACCAAACAGAAGAACCTACAAATCAATAA